In Babesia microti strain RI chromosome IV, complete genome, the sequence ATGTCTGGCTGGTACCCCTGGTGGTTTCATTAGGCCATCGACTCGGCCGATAGGTGTGGTGGCCAGCAGATACGCCAGCCCCGCGTATCGTATAGATATGTGCCAGAACAGTGTGCATAAAATGGCTAAAAATATTGCTGGTTCGCTAAATTTCGTTGGATGTAACGATATAGTGGCCAACTTGGCCACTAAACTAAAAACATTTGTCCCTGATGATATGCTTAATTTGAAGCTTCCCTTCCAGTCTTTAATCTACTTCTCCACCTTATCCATTTACCTGGTCGATTCATTCATCTTTGATGGCCTTTTTGCCGGATTATTCGAGCTAAGGGGCAATGCCCTGGCTGTGAATGAAGAGGCTTATCGCATCCTAACCTCCCTATTCATACACCGAGACTGGTCTCACCTGGCAATGAATTTGCTTAGTTTCTCGACAATCGCTCCCATGGTCATCAAGGCGACAGGGCCAATTAAAGCCCTGCTAATTTACATCCTTTCAGGAATAATCGCAAACTACGTAACATACGTCTATCACGTTTTGCACGAGAAGGGAATACCCATTCAAGGGGAATTTGATGACGGACGGTTTGATCCTGTTATTGATATatctaaaaaatattatgaaGCTGTTAGAATGTTCAAAGAATTCCCCTTTCCAAAGTACCTCTTTCTGCACTTTAAAAGTCTACTTAGACGTTTACTATATGGCAAACCAAAGTATTCAACGCTTAAATTAAATCCAACGCTGCACTCTTTCACTGCCAGAGGGGCCAGTGGCGCTATCTATGGTCTGCACGGTGCATACATGATTTATAGATGGAACAAAGAAGGGATTATGGCTATTCCTACAGGATTCTTGCTGCCCAATAGGATCTGGGAGATTATTCTATCTTCCCTACTCAATTC encodes:
- a CDS encoding hypothetical protein (overlaps_old_locusTagID:BBM_III09675); the encoded protein is MRQICRCFWLSLFISGCVAIYTANSTHHICLAGTPGGFIRPSTRPIGVVASRYASPAYRIDMCQNSVHKMAKNIAGSLNFVGCNDIVANLATKLKTFVPDDMLNLKLPFQSLIYFSTLSIYLVDSFIFDGLFAGLFELRGNALAVNEEAYRILTSLFIHRDWSHLAMNLLSFSTIAPMVIKATGPIKALLIYILSGIIANYVTYVYHVLHEKGIPIQGEFDDGRFDPVIDISKKYYEAVRMFKEFPFPKYLFLHFKSLLRRLLYGKPKYSTLKLNPTLHSFTARGASGAIYGLHGAYMIYRWNKEGIMAIPTGFLLPNRIWEIILSSLLNSLGDNHIDTVAHVSGFIAGMLIGSVIKLYS